Within the Bdellovibrionota bacterium genome, the region AGCCGCCGTCCAAAAAGCGGTCCAGAAGAGGGAGGCCGGTGGAAAGAGTTGCTTGCATGGAGGTTGTAGGGTATACCATACAAATGTATGGTATCAAGAGAGGGAATCAAAAATACTTTGTTTTTTCCGGACGCGGTTGCCTCGCCATTACGCGGCGAGGCACCGCTCGGGTCTCGCCGGCCGCTTCGTTATATGCATCGTGGCGGCCGGCTCCGACACGCCTCCAAAAACAAAGTATTTTTGATTTAGATATATGGACTTAACCGACATACAAAAGAAAGTACTTGAGTATATAGAAAGGGAGGTAGGGGAGGGAGGAACGGCCCCCTCGCTGCGGGAAATCTGTCACCACTTTCGGTTCAATGCCGTCGGCACGGCTCAAGACCATGTTCGAGCGCTGATCCAAAAAGGCTATTTGGAAAGGGATTCCGGCAAAGCCCGGGGGCTTCGGTTGGCCGGCCGGCATCGGGCGGCGTCCAGCAGTGTTCCCTTGCTGGGAGCGATCGCGGCCGGGAATCCCCGCGAAGCGGCCGAAATCATGCTCGGCTCCATCCCGGTTCCATCGAGGCTGACCAAGAAAGGGAACTTATTCGCTCTCCGCGTGGAAGGGGACAGTATGATCGGGGCAGGCATTCATGACGGAGATGTCGTGATCGCCCGACAACAAAATGAAGCTGAGAACGGGGACATCGTTGTGGTTTTGGTGGATGGATCGGCGACGGTTAAACGTTTTGAAAAACGCGGAACAAAATTGCTCCTCTTGCCGGAAAACCCGGCCTTCAAGCCGATACCGATTCAATCCGAGAGTTCAATCATTCAGGGAAAAGTTGTAGCGATTCAACGATACTACGAGTGATACGCCTTCAAGGCCTTCGCACGGCTTTCAAAGCTCGTTGCGTTTCCGCGTTGTACGGATCTGCCGCTAAAGCCCTCTCGAGATGGCTTCTGCCCATTTTGAGATCGCCGCGTTTCACGAAGAGGATACCGAGATCATAGAGCGCGGGGCCGTAATCCGGTTTGATGTTCAAGGCCGAAGCGAATTCCTTTTCAGCCCGTTCGAAATCGCCAAGATGTTTTGCAGAAAGATTGCCGAGTGCGTGTCGACATCGATATTCCATCGGGTTTATACGGAGGCACTCTTCGTAGAAATCTTCGGCATCCTTAAGACGATTGAGCGCAACCAATGCTTTTCCGGCGTTCAGGTAGATAAGCGTTACGTTCGGAGCGAGTCTCGCAGCCTCCGAATATTCTCGAAGTGCCGACGAATAGTCTCCCTGAAAGTAGTACGAGTCTCCTGCCAGCAGGTACCAATCATGGCTGTCCGGATTCCGATTCTTTGCGACGCGAAGCAAACGATCCGCATCTGCGTATTCATGGAGCAGAAGGCGAACGGTAATCGCGTTACCCAGGGCCTTTGGGTCGCCCGGTTCAATGGTTAAAGCCTTGTCGGCAAACACTTTCGCTTCAGCCGGGCGATTCGTTTCTCTGAGCACCGCCGCCAAATTTAAGTTGGCCGGAAACGCATCCGGATAACGAGACCATACGGTTCGCCAGAGGGTCTCGCTGTTCTTCCAGATATGAGTTTGTTGCCAAGTCAGCAGGGAGAGTGTTGCCAACCCGATAGCTGACAGGATGGCTGCCCGTCGGGGCGCTCGGGATCCGACGCGTATGGTCCCGAATGCGATCGGCCAGTAAAAGAAGGGAGCCGCGAAATAGAGATACCGGTCGGCCAGCCATATCGGATGCGGGATCAGATTCAGCACGGGGAGGAGTTGTAGGCCGAACAAGAGGAGACTCAGTCCAACGAGGCCTCTTGTTTTCCATTGTCGGGCGATTATTGCGATATAGACGATGAACCACGTCAAGGAGGCAGCGAACGCGAGATCGATCTTCTTGATCTCAGCGGTGATGTCGTAATAGGGCGAGAGTGAAAATGGGAATAGGACGAGTCCGACATATCGTGCGAACGACTGCAAGATGGCAACCGGATGAGGTTCGAAGCCTTGTCCGTAAAGGGCGGACAGCGACTTTGCGGTGAATTGAAGATAGAGAAATAGGGAGATAAATATTCCACTGAC harbors:
- the lexA gene encoding transcriptional repressor LexA; this translates as MDLTDIQKKVLEYIEREVGEGGTAPSLREICHHFRFNAVGTAQDHVRALIQKGYLERDSGKARGLRLAGRHRAASSSVPLLGAIAAGNPREAAEIMLGSIPVPSRLTKKGNLFALRVEGDSMIGAGIHDGDVVIARQQNEAENGDIVVVLVDGSATVKRFEKRGTKLLLLPENPAFKPIPIQSESSIIQGKVVAIQRYYE
- a CDS encoding tetratricopeptide repeat protein → MTHFPVFMKCKLLKHESFLVCISLFILAISVHSGSLRSDFVDWDDPAYVMENSRIQNLTWKNLAALFNPLERVNKPFAEYHPLRDFSLAIDFAIWKFRPFGFHLTNVLFHGLNCSLLYLFLFHLFSNRPAAVFGSLLFAVHPVHVESVAWIASRKDVLAIFFILLSGLSYLTGHRLRSTALALFLFTLGLLCKSQSVTFPVLFAVRALWLKRGTERRRELIRLIPFFLVSGIFISLFLYLQFTAKSLSALYGQGFEPHPVAILQSFARYVGLVLFPFSLSPYYDITAEIKKIDLAFAASLTWFIVYIAIIARQWKTRGLVGLSLLLFGLQLLPVLNLIPHPIWLADRYLYFAAPFFYWPIAFGTIRVGSRAPRRAAILSAIGLATLSLLTWQQTHIWKNSETLWRTVWSRYPDAFPANLNLAAVLRETNRPAEAKVFADKALTIEPGDPKALGNAITVRLLLHEYADADRLLRVAKNRNPDSHDWYLLAGDSYYFQGDYSSALREYSEAARLAPNVTLIYLNAGKALVALNRLKDAEDFYEECLRINPMEYRCRHALGNLSAKHLGDFERAEKEFASALNIKPDYGPALYDLGILFVKRGDLKMGRSHLERALAADPYNAETQRALKAVRRP